Proteins encoded together in one Microplitis mediator isolate UGA2020A chromosome 7, iyMicMedi2.1, whole genome shotgun sequence window:
- the LOC130672419 gene encoding uncharacterized protein LOC130672419 isoform X1, which translates to MSNSLDSFLTRIGDVTIERVTPRGNSRSSDRGDSYNDSKPSGSNLNSRSLSDRDSEETGGESDGEQEKKNEPMAPDDLDEVHSEGSGDDMDLDETIDTEIGVRMDSERQNSESSCQDDDVEAVNILDTLPLEGAPIEGQEVTEADLLGKSLMKDDDIESMDNDNIQSETQSGDEEDDEGSKRRGEDTSDSDPVKKKQKKDDSSDDPECELKSEKKLANMRRNIREVMDETQLDEATLAAQRQEMERLRRVQEQQKIIREVQRQIAINRHNNKNQSRVLSLLQGKNNDISTSIPESSSSSSSQVKLPSTVLLKVNSNSGSGAQISSGGSAGQSSRRPMESSRWPKGGRGGYQGMQTSISRLSNRSSPGQTVLQQRIRMMTPSVSISPVVPKKEPCDRSYYYSDSDVSEAEIDDTGYEKELHSLHKISSTPKLQKPAKGKDVVTISSSSESSDDDCIVLSDPSGGEETDNEDDPSNSGMHTNDRYNVPDEHGRVLVNVGHPDTEPDVFLAPQVARVIKPHQIGGIRFLFDNIVESIERYNGSSGFGCILAHSMGLGKTLQVASFCDIFFRCTPAKTVLCIMPINTLQNWLAEFNMWLPYEDPNAVKTDVLSSNQKSESSGVDVKHEVKEENSNQTDISSTVSSRPISTESAHRSVSDSSSQMPMMMTGSSFGSSTYDSHNISTNYYHNDPVNKTASNLNTPNHPGFGNTPPNPIYPMNLGQMDNLTAMKKETDCHNSSNTTPGSNTSYVIDNNSQSSSNIHGQVENLMQGPLFPGVDSTHNPSMSSMINNEAPQVPGYSDFQNMQNNQFYGNNSQSPVLMKEEIKSEFMHEHEVKIKEEPKEATTKEESMSSNKEEVNDDKKSTPKVSTPFSVDASVGMEVRPRHFKLHILNDSHKNMAARARVIQDWQKNGGVLLIGYELYRQLSLKKPNKGKRKRGQPLKDTIDIEEEDKNKGLLDDMHAALVNPGPDLVICDEGHRIKNSHASISMALKQMRTKRRIVLTGYPLQNNLLEYWCMVDFVRPNYLGSKSEFCNMFERPIQNGQCIDSTPQDIRLMRYRAHVLHALLEGFVQRRSHSVLQVSLPRKEEYIFLVRMTPFQRKLYDTFMNQVLKTRAVPNPLKAFAVCCKIWNHPDILFHFLRKRQANEEDDLDLEETMAEKANSGGKRTKARQPKGESKRGKKVNATIKNKPAASVPPNSSLSSTTNETATLDNSQSDTKDNYHNFSQQNINSNFTNPGQQNSYPQNYQNFRPNSQNNYYRNDQSAGEYNNYYNNQGQQQGFPNQAPPFQSYQSNNINYNQTQNYSQNQPQVFNPRNEQTNNNNNNNNSNSNSNSNSSNNNNNSGNNSNNNNSNNNNGNNNNTQKYPLHQSNTDFNNDQSNTNNYGVFPRHPYGFQEQNRNYPQNLNQSFPQNTGQPSNYKNSVSNQSANMSIPDYSYGQPNQSQNYLPGAGGNNTPQIYSQNQSENQSIQNQPVGYSANQQNPTSQPLPSQTGYIGNQSGHINQQNTNPLIPNTGHGYPAPGRMNPSTHSTQNPPQGNNLNQMTSNLPNQTQPLYPSNPINSSNQSTSSAMPPNQPLGYITSQQQNQTHGYQASPQQNQYTQQGPASYPPNQQPPGPIPPAQAHGYSPADQGSSPSKQGYPPNHIVPSGTQGNSYPPLPQQCQMPPSVNQSHIYSTNQQAQLSSTQNQSHRYSSSSQNPGSLPPNQPMGYTPGKHSAAPPIGQEDQQNLTDNYHNQTQQQNSEITNYPTDSNNQNQYKKQGDNYPWQGNYPQSMRQDQCNNQYFRDSNPNRYDNNYFPSQQNYDQNSSYDYSAGNSGNVNIPSNKDGITQSGLMGRNQKINSGYEKNQKDVGAINAGIQNQPQSQNINSNTNYTGSNDGSNVSKQNLNPFQGVNNCHNSFESIKEEDKDKDEISQLDKDKEDKSDDEILAKDEEKDPKNSPAGKEDVGIPYEWATELMKGYVPGLIDASAKMSLFFCILEEAILIGDRVLAFSQSLFTLNLIEDFLARNNFKYADGQTDAWVRNVNYYRLDGSTSALEREKLINEFNQNPKIHLFLVSTRAGSLGINLVGANRAIVFDASWNPCHDTQAVCRVYRYGQKKPCYVYRLVTDNCLERKIYDRQISKQGMADRVVDQCNPDAHLSLKEATTLSWDWEEDSQVQDFSSAKNDYTDEIMHCVLERHSSLLTKQPFHHESLLVDRKDKKLSQAEKRLARRGYELEKMAANCSKPSYNYVPGNTATRAGGLQIRAIRGGDTGVAPKPVASVRPMQQRGAENLGTRGIVGSRWIPAEVWQRQGMSAQEMTLPLDVVIPTNSPDKSSIVLKSGQRVMVLKSPKGIYMQLESGKIIAIRTALKINQQKREEEPKKAAQRNMKPEVSFPLRNNSAISIIPKVGGNSTPAPRIPPRPNSGVGYRSQSDRELTKRSRAIPTPATKVNLNNQVSLQRIAKGKLDSLDHSSVGENSNSSDSQPRTDQRVEEVRLEDIVAEANSNPAFSPSNQSRTTNSDTESGVQKRFDGKTHDYGMSPMSTGKSSECLQSQHGDIESEIISKDDKTYRAPCESKESESSLPSSNYHHQYSGQVNKNDNDEIIIEEPSEIPSQSPSLSNQSMQQQQQKLQQQSLQQQKPLQQQPLQSQQSVQQQQPVQQQHQPIQQQLPLQQQQPVQQQLPMQQQQSIQQQPLQQPLQSQPLQPQPLQSQQQQHQHQLQYPQHPQQPPQQQQQQQQPQQHPQEIHPTRSLLRPQSHNQKPSEISKNLMDSSEPSVPAFSGTNVASVKDRAPDLQEIPAGESHALPQAYPYTQYPRYYDYPDPRSRSITAPYGSYFPNVSPTHSTNPRPSEVTKLQPEVVKPTEERMPIPTPAVYSQSPSTVIPPLPPPIESSEAKNPDAISTIAIPTTTPSRTDPHISTAFSHPSSNRYTGAYPSAPYNPYSQHYPAAPNSSGSYPPSGAPGYAAYGGPAYNADYAHMYSAFHGPPPAADPYIHRGYAPSPSTHPPNYYSPFSHPPPPPYPNYSFLPPYPNPNMPNMPSESQPPAQ; encoded by the exons ATGTCAAACAGTTTGGATAGTTTTTTAACTCGCATAGGAGATGTTACTATTGAGCGAGTGACCCCTCGAGGAAACTCACGATCCTCTGATCGAGGAGATAGTTATAATGATAGTAAACCAAGTGGTAGTAATTTAAATAGCAGGTCTCTGAGCGACAGGGACTCTGAGGAAACAGGCGGAGAAAGTGATGGCGagcaagagaaaaaaaatgagccGATGGCGCCTGATGATCTGGATGAAGTTCATTCAGAAGGATCTGGAGATGATATGGATTTAGACGAAACTATTGACACTGAAATCGGTGTAAGGATGGACTCTGAAAGACAAAACTCAGAGTCATCGTGTCAGGATGATGATGTAGAGGCTGTCAATATATTGGACACTCTTCCATTGGAAG gTGCTCCAATAGAAGGTCAGGAAGTGACAGAAGCAGATTTACTTGGCAAATCTCTTATGAAAGATGACGATATTGAAAGTATGGACAATGATAACATTCAATCAGAAACGCAGTCTGGCGATGAGGAGGATGATGAGGGCAGTAAGAGACGAGGGGAAGACACGAGTGATTCTGATCCAGtcaagaaaaaacaaaaaaaagacgaCAGCTCTGATGATCCTGAGTGTGAGTTGaagtctgaaaaaaaattagctaaTATGAGGCGAAACATCCGGGAAGTAATGGATGAGACACAATTGGACGAGGCAACACTTGCAGCCCAACGTCAGGAAATGGAGCGGCTGCGTCGAGTTCAGgaacaacaaaaaataatacgtGAGGTACAACGTCAAATAGCTATAAATcgtcataataataaaaatcaatcacgCGTATTAAGTCTACTTCaaggaaaaaataatgatattagtACTTCAATACCTGAATCTTCCTCATCTTCATCATCGCAGGTTAAATTGCCGAGCACTGTCCTGTTGAAAGTTAATTCAAATAGTGGATCTGGAGCGCAAATTTCGTCTGGAGGATCAGCTGGTCAGAGTTCAAGAAGACCAATGGAAAGTTCACGATGGCCAAAAGGAGGCAGAGGTGGTTATCAAGGTATGCAAACATCAATATCACGTCTTTCTAATCGATCATCACCTGGACAAACTGTGTTGCAACAGAGAATCAGGATGATGACTCCATCAGTGAGTATTTCACCGGTGGTTCCTAAAAAAGAACCCTGTGATAGgtcttattattattcagaTTCTGATGTTTCGGAAGCTGAAATTGATGATACAGGTTATGAAAAAGAGTTACATTCTTTACACAAGATATCAAGTACACCCAAGTTACAAAAACCAGCAAAAGGTAAAGATGTTGTTACGATCTCTAGTTCAAGCGAGAGCTCTGATGATGACTGTATAGTTCTGAGTGATCCTAGTGGTGGTGAAGAGACTGATAATGAAGACGATCCTTCTAATTCCGGGATGCACACAAATGATCGTTACAATGTTCCTGATGAGCATGGCCGTGTATTGGTCAATGTCGGTCATCCAGATACTGAACCCGACGTCTTTTTAGCTCCTCAAGTAGCTCGTGTTATTAAACCCCATCAAATTGGTGGCATTAGATTTCTTTTTGATAATATCGTTGAAAGTATCGAACGATATAACGGTAGTTCCGGTTTCGGTTGTATTCTTGCACACAGTATGGGTCTTGGAAAAACACTTCAGGTTGCAAGTTTttgtgatatattttttcgttgtACTCCTGCTAAAACAGTTCTCTGTATTATGCCAATAAATACTCTGCAAAATTGGTTAGCTGAATTTAACATGTGGCTGCCGTATGAAGATCCGAATGCTGTAAAAACTGACGTGCTTTCAAGTAATCAAAAATCCGAGTCTAGTGGAGTTGATGTAAAGCATGAAGTCAAggaagaaaattcaaatcagaCTGATATATCTTCGACTGTATCATCCAGGCCTATAAGTACAGAGTCAGCTCATCGTTCCGTGTCAGATAGTTCCTCACAAATGCCAATGATGATGACCGGAAGTTCATTTGGCAGTTCAACTTACGATAGTCACAATATTtcgacaaattattatcataatgaCCCGGTAAATAAAACTGCTTCGAATCTCAATACTCCTAATCATCCAGGTTTTGGTAACACACCTCCGAATCCGATCTATCCAATGAATTTGGGACAAATGGATAATTTAACGGCCATGAAAAAAGAAACAGATTGTCATAACTCTAGTAATACTACTCCAGGTTCAAATACAAGTTACGTAATTGATAACAACAGTCAGTCATCGAGTAACATACATGGGCAAGTTGAAAATTTGATGCAAGGCCCATTGTTTCCGGGTGTTGATAGCACTCATAATCCATCAATGAGTTcaatgataaataatgaagCTCCTCAAGTTCCTGGTTACTCGGATTTTCAGAATATGCAGAATAATCAGTTCTATGGAAACAATTCACAGTCACCAGTGCTGAtgaaagaagaaataaaatcaGAATTTATGCATGAGCATGAAGTTAAGATAAAAGAAGAGCCTAAAGAAGCAACGACAAAAGAAGAAAGTATGTCATCAAATAAAGAAGAAgtaaatgatgataaaaaatcaacTCCCAAAGTATCAACACCTTTTAGTGTTGACGCATCTGTAGGAATGGAAGTACGTCCTAGACATTTTAAACTGCACATACTCAATGACTCACACAAAAATATGGCTGCTCGTGCTAGAGTTATTCAAGATTGGCAAAAAAATGGGGGTGTGTTGTTGATTGGATATGAATTATACAGGCAGTTGTCGTTAAAAAAACCTAACAAGGGAAAAAGAAAACGTGGCCAGCCGCTCAAAGATACTATTGACATTGAAGAAgaggataaaaataaaggtCTGTTAGATGATATGCACGCTGCCCTTGTAAATCCAGGTCCTGACTTAGTAATATGTGACGAAGGTcatcgaattaaaaattctcatgCGAGTATTAGTATGGCATTGAAACAGATGCGAACAAAACGTAGGATTGTTCTTACCGGTTATCCATTGCAGAATAATTTACTTGAGTACTGGTGTATGGTAGACTTTGTCAGGCCAAATTATTTAGGATCTAAAAGTGAATTTTGTAATATGTTCGAACGGCCGATTCAAAATGGACAGTGTATTGATTCAACACCTCAAGATATCAGACTGATGAGATACCGCGCTCATGTATTACACGCACTCTTAGAAGGATTTGTTCAACGTCGGTCTCATTCGGTACTTCAAGTATCTCTTCCTAGGAAAGAAGAGTATATTTTTCTTGTCCGAATGACCCCGTTCCAACGTAAACTGTACGATACTTTTatgaatcaagttttaaaaACCCGAGCTGTCCCTAATCCGCTGAAAGCATTTGCTGTTTGCTGTAAAATTTGGAACCATCCGGATATTCTGTTTCATTTTCTTCGTAAACGACAAGCTAATGAAGAAGACGATTTAGATTTAGAAGAAACAATGGCTGAGAAAGCTAATTCTGGAGGTAAACGAACTAAAGCACGACAACCTAAAGGAGAATCTAAAAGaggtaaaaaagtaaatgctactattaaaaataaaccagcGGCCAGTGTGCCACCAAATTCATCATTGTCATCAACAACTAATGAAACAGCAACACTTGATAATTCACAGTCTGACACTAAAGATaattatcacaatttttctcaacaaaatattaattcaaattttacaaatccCGGTCAGCAAAATTCATACcctcaaaattatcaaaatttccgACCTAAtagtcaaaataattattatcgtaATGATCAGTCTGCTGGagaatacaataattattataataatcaaggACAACAACAGGGCTTCCCTAATCAAGCTCCACCATTTCAATCTTATCAgtcaaataatattaattataatcaaacACAAAATTATTCTCAAAATCAACCACAGGTTTTTAATCCTAGAAATGAacaaactaataataataataacaataataatagtaacagtaatagtaatagtaatagtagtaataataataataacagtggtaataatagtaataataataatagtaataataacaacggtaataataataatacacaaAAGTATCCACTGCATCAATCGAATACTGACTTCAATAATGACCAGAGTAACACTAATAATTATGGTGTATTTCCTAGACACCCATATGGTTTCCAAGAGCAAAACAGAAATTATCCTCAAAATTTGAACCAGTCATTTCCTCAAAATACTGGACAGCCgtctaattataaaaattcagtatcaAATCAATCAGCAAATATGTCAATACCTGATTATTCTTATGGACAACCCAATCaatcacaaaattatttacctgGAGCTGGAGGTAATAATACGCCACAAATTTACTCTCAAAATCAATCAGAAAACCAATCGATCCAAAATCAACCAGTAGGTTACTCTGCAAATCAACAAAATCCGACTTCCCAACCACTTCCGTCTCAAACTGGTTATATAGGCAACCAAAGCGGTCATATAAATCAACAGAATACAAATCCATTGATACCAAATACAGGACATGGATACCCTGCGCCAGGTCGTATGAACCCATCAACCCACTCGACTCAAAATCCACCGcaaggaaataatttaaatcagaTGACTTCAAATTTACCCAATCAAACTCAACCGCTTTATCCATCTAATCCAATTAATTCTTCTAATCAGTCTACGTCAAGTGCAATGCCGCCGAATCAACCACTCGGATACATAACCAGCCAACAACAAAATCAAACCCATGGATATCAAGCTTCGCCACAGCAAAATCAATATACTCAACAAGGACCAGCTTCGTATCCACCAAATCAACAGCCACCAGGTCCAATTCCACCAGCGCAAGCTCATGGTTATTCACCAGCTGATCAAGGATCCTCACCTTCAAAACAAGGATACCCACCAAACCATATTGTCCCATCAGGAACTCAAGGAAATTCTTATCCACCTCTACCCCAGCAGTGTCAGATGCCGCCATCAGTCAATCAAAGCCATATTTACTCGACAAACCAACAAGCCCAACTGTCTTCAACTCAAAATCAATCACACAGATATTCCAGCAGTTCTCAAAACCCAGGTTCATTGCCGCCCAATCAACCCATGGGTTATACTCCTGGCAAACATTCTGCAGCCCCTCCTATAGGGCAAGAAGAccaacaaaatttaactgataaTTATCACAATCAAACACAGCAACAAAATTCCGAGATTACTAATTATCCTACAGACAGTAATAATcaaaatcaatataaaaaacaagGTGACAATTATCCATGGCAAGGAAACTACCCTCAGTCTATGCGACAAGACCAGTGCAATAATCAGTATTTCAGAGATTCAAATCCAAAtcgttatgataataattattttccatcACAGCAAAATTACGACCAAAATTCGTCTTATGATTACAGTGCTGGTAACAGTGGAAATGTTAATATTCCATCAAACAAAGATGGTATTACCCAGTCAGGATTGATGGGTcgtaatcaaaaaattaacagcGGCTATGAAAAGAATCAAAAAGATGTGGGTGCTATTAATGCTGGTATACAAAATCAACCTCAGtcacaaaatattaattcaaatacaAATTATACTGGTAGCAATGACGGCAGTAATGTttctaaacaaaatttaaatccatttCAAGGGGTTAACAATTGTCACAATTcttttgaatcaataaaagAAGAGGATAAAGACAAAGATGAAATATCACAATTAGATAAAGACAAAGAAGATAAATCAGACGACGAAATTTTGGCGAAAGACGAAGAaaaggatccgaaaaattcaCCAGCTGGAAAAGAAGACGTCGGTATACCGTACGAGTGGGCAACGGAGCTTATGAAAGGATACGTTCCAGGATTGATTGACGCTTCTGCAAAAATGtcactatttttttgtattcttgAAGAAGCGATTCTTATTGGCGATCGTGTTCTAGCTTTTTCTCAATCACTTTTCACGCTGAATCTTATTGAAGATTTTTTagctagaaataattttaaatatgctGATGGTCAAACAGATGCGTGGGTTagaaatgttaattattatagatTAGACGGAAGTACAAGTGCATTGGAGAgagaaaaattgataaatgaaTTCAATCAAAATCCAAAGATTCATCTCTTTTTGGTATCGACACGAGCCGGCTCGTTGGGTATCAATCTTGTTGGAGCAAACAGAGCAATAGTATTTGATGCTTCATGGAATCCTTGTCATGATACACAGGCGGTGTGTCGTGTCTACAGATATGGTCAAAAAAAACCTTGTTATGTATATCGGCTTGTTACTGATAATTGTTTAGAGAGGAAAATTTATGACAGACAAATAAGCAAACAAGGAATGGCCGATCGTGTTGTAGATCAGTGTAATCCAGATGCACATTTGTCTTTGAAAGAAGCAACAACTTTATCATGGGACTGGGAAGAGGATAGTCAAGTTCAAGACTTTTCTTCGGCGAAAAATGACTATACTGATGAAATAATGCATTGTGTTTTGGAGCGTCATTCTTCATTACTCACAAAACAACCATTTCATCATGAAAGTCTACTTGTTGAtcgaaaagataaaaaattaagccaAGCTGAAAAACGTCTTGCTCGACGTGGTTATGAACTTGAAAAGATGGCAGCTAATTGTTCTAAACCAAGTTATAATTATGTTCCTGGAAACACTGCAACTCGtg CTGGTGGATTACAAATACGAGCTATACGTGGAGGTGATACAGGTGTTGCACCAAAACCTGTTGCATCAGTTAGACCAATGCAACAACGTGGTGCTGAAAATCTTGGAACTCGAGGTATTGTTGGTAGCCGATGGATCCCTGCAGAAGTATGGCAACGACAAGGCATGAGTGCACAAGAAATGACTTTACCATTAGACGTCGTCATTCCAACAAATTCACCAGATAAAAGTAGTATTGTATTGAAGTCTGGCCAACGAGTGATGGTTTTAAAGAGTCCGAAGGGAATTTATATGCAATTGGAGTCCGGAAAAATAATAGCTATTCGAActgcattaaaaataaatcaacaaaaaCGTGAAGAAGAACCAAAAAaag CAGCCCAAAGAAATATGAAACCAGAAGTTAGTTTTCCATTGAGAAACAATTCAGCGATTTCAATAATTCCAAAGGTAGGCGGTAATTCAACACCAGCACCTCGAATACCACCTAGACCGAACAGTGGTGTGGGCTATAGATCACAATCTGACAGAGAATTGACGAAACGATCAAGAGCTATTCCTACGCCTGCCACGAAAGTCAATTTGAATAATCAAGTATCACTTCAGCGAATCGCAAAAGGTAAACTTGATTCACTGGATCATTCATCTGTTggagaaaattcaaattcgtcAGATAGTCAACCACGTACGGATCAACGGGTTGAAGAAGTTAGATTAGAGGATATAGTAGCTGAAGCAAATTCAAATCCTGCTTTTAGTCCTTCAAATCAAAGTCGAACAACTAATTCAGATACTGAATCTGGGgtacaaaaaagatttgacGGAAAGACACACGATTATGGAATGAGTCCGATGTCAACTGGTAAATCAAGTGAATGTTTACAAAGTCAACATGGTGATATTGAATCTGAGATTATTTCTAAAGACGATAAAACTTATAGAGCACCATGTGAATCTAAAGAATCTGAAAGTTCGTTACCAAGTTCAAATTATCATCATCAGTATTCAGgccaagtaaataaaaatgataatgacgaaataattattgaggAACCATCTGAAATTCCATCTCAATCGCCGTCACTTTCTAATCAATCGAtgcaacagcaacaacaaaaATTGCAGCAACAATCTTTACAGCAACAAAAACCACTGCAGCAGCAGCCGCTACAGTCACAACAGTCGGTACAGCAACAACAGCCGGTACAACAGCAACATCAGCCGATACAACAGCAGCTTCCGTTACAGCAACAACAGCCGGTACAACAGCAATTGCCAATGCAGCAACAACAATCTATACAGCAACAACCACTGCAGCAGCCGTTGCAGTCACAACCGCTACAACCGCAACCACTACAGTCACAGCAACAGCAGCACCAGCACCAGCTACAGTATCCACAACATCCCCAGCAACCGCctcaacaacagcaacaacaacagcagccgCAACAACATCCTCAAGAGATTCATCCAACTCGGTCACTTTTAAGACCTCAATCTCATAATCAGAAACCTTCTGAAATTTCAAAGAACTTAATGGACTCTAGTGAACCTTCAGTACCTGCATTCTCTGGTACGAATGTCGCTTCTGTCAAAGATCGAGCTCCAGATCTACAAGAAATTCCTGCAGGAGAGTCTCATGCGCTCCCGCAAGCTTATCCATATACTCAGTATCCAAGATATTATGATTATCCAGATCCACGATCACGAAGTATAACTGCACCCTACGGATCTTATTTTCCGAACGTTTCACCAACGCATTCAACAAATCCTCGGCCATCGGAAGTAACAAAACTGCAACCTGAAGTAGTTAAACCTACAGAAGAAAGAATGCCGATACCGACACCTGCAGTATACTCTCAATCTCCAAGTACAGTTATTCCACCACTGCCTCCTCCTATTGAATCAAGTGAAGCCAAAAATCCGGATGCTATATCTACGATCGCGATTCCGACAACTACACCAAGTAGAACTGATCCACATATATCAACAGCTTTTAGTCATCCATCTAGCAACAGATACACGGGAGCTTATCCATCAGCACCATACAATCCGTACTCTCAACACTATCCAGCCGCTCCGAATTCATCTGGATCTTATCCACCTAGTG gaGCTCCAGGATACGCAGCCTATGGTGGACCAGCTTATAATGCAGATTACGCTCATATGTATTCAGCATTTCATGGCCCTCCTCCTGCAGCAGATCCTTACATACATCGCGGTTACGCGCCATCACCTTCAACTCATCCGCCGAACTACTATTCGCCATTTTCTCATCCGCCGCCTCCTCCTTATcctaattattcatttttaccaCCATACCCAAATCCGAATATGCCAAATATGCCTAGTGAGTCGCAACCACCTGCTCAGTAG